The DNA sequence CAGTTTGGATCATCATCATTTGGAAGCTGAATCAAGTGCAGTCGTTGTTCACATACTTGACTTAGTCTTGTCTTGTAAAATCAACAGCTTTTGTAAAGTGAACACAGTGCTTTTTGTTCATGTATAATCGAGAATAGGTGGAAAGGTCAGGATTTTTGTAAGCATTTCATATCAGCCATGTGGAATTCTTTCTTTTTGCACTTTTATTTGAGGAATGTGATGACCTATTTCTAGTTGAATTTTGGTGGTTTATTTTTAGTAATGCCTTCACCTTTTTTAGCCTTTATGATGAGAAATCTTGTTGGGCTTAATGAAATCGGAATGACGTGAGAAGGCCTGCTTCTGCTTTTTACCCTAGCCGTAATCGTGAAAGGATTCTGTGGAAAAGCAATAAAGTGAAAGTAGAAAAGAAGCACATTCCAGATTTATTACACTCATTTTTCTTTTGcggggagaagaagaaagaatcatTTACTTTAATATTTAGGCCAAAACTTAAAACCAAACAAGAACTAAATCTGCTTCTGTTTATTAGTATTGTAGCTGAAGAACATACATACATAATCCATCCAATGGCACTTCCAGACAGGGAAATCACACAATTAGCGTTGGATGTTGAGCAAAGTCCTAGTACTGTTGCTGCTCGTACCGTGTATCTCAGAACCGGTGGAAACCAATCTTCTGCAACAAGAACTATGTCAACCCGGCATGAAAGTTCTGCTGAAGATTGTAAGTGTCTGATTTACTTGTCTTTTGTTCTTTCTTCTCAAACCAGTGCTTGTTGTGTACTTTAGCTGAACTCCTTTCAATGATTGCGAAATGGTTGAAGTGAACTTGGATTACTACCTACCACTGTACCATGCTGCATTCCGAGGCAATTGGGAAGATGCTAGACGGTTTTTGGAGCATGATCCTAATGCAGTCAAAGCCAAGATCTCAAATTTGTCAATGACTGCATTACATGTTGCGGCTTGTGAAGGTCACTCGGAATTTGTGGAGAAGATAGTGAAACATATGCCCGCAGATGAACTGGCAGAGCATGATGAAATGGGGTTCACAGCCCTCCACTATGCTGCTATAGGTGGAAACTTGAGGTCTGCTAAGGCATTGCTCAAGGAAAATCCCAAGTTGGCACAAAGTGTAGATACCAAAGGAAGAACTCCACTTCACCTAGCCGCCAGTTTTTCTTCGGAGTGTAAGGAATTGGTTTGGTACCTTTTGTTGGTAACTACAGATGAGGAACCTGGTCATCCCTTCACTGGTCCCTGGGCCTCTAACCTTATGAATGTGTTAATTGCTTCTGGTTTCCATGGTAAGAACACTATTATTATGTTGATCACTTTGCTGTTTTTAACTTCTAACATatttggtttgaaattttctgTTACAGATATTGCTCTATATCTCCTTCAACAATATCCTAACTTGGCCACTGCTACAGACCAAGAGGACTGCACTCCTTTATATGTCTTGGCAAAGAACCAATCAAACTTCCTTGGTGGCAGTAGGCTTGGATTTTGGGAAAGCTGCATTTACCCATGTTTTGCCTCCTCTCTCATTTCTCAAATTCTACAGTTTCTTTAAGCCTTTTTGTTTCTCCTGCTGATTTTAAATACTGTATCATTTTCCATTTGGTTTCAGTTATCCCTATTGACGTGGACTATAGACCACCAAACTCGGTGAGAGCTTATGTAGGCAGTCACCATGAAAGCATCCAAAACCTTAACAGAATGCCATCACCAGTACAGAATGGAGGTCAGGTTCTGCAAATTTTTGATATATgtgtattttcatatttttttgatGAATATGAATCTCATCCTATAGTTTAGCAATTACAATATCAACATGAAGCAAGTTTCTATCTTGTTCTAGTTGagtagaaaatgaaaaagaggaAAGTAGGAGATTTTGAAGGTTTCAGTTTTACTTCATATATTCAAATGTTCATATTTGTTAGGAATTGAAATCTAGATAATGAGCTCTGTAATGGTAATGGTTTGTGGTCACTAGGAATAAGAAGCCATAAGACCACCTTGTGCCAAAATCATGTAGTTGTTCTGCCTACTGAATCAAAGTCGAACCATCTCTACTTTtctttgttaaaggaaaatgaaaatgccACGTCAAATTTCGATCGGGAAGGGGTGAAACCACCCAAATGAAATAACAATCTTGGTAGTCATGGAAGGTTAATAGTTGACGCTTCTTAGAGTGATTTGGTTCTGTGTTGCAGCTCTATATTGGTTAAGAAGACTGCTTTGTGGAGCTCTTAAACAAATAGGTCAGTACTTGAACCTCACCCTATGGTATTTACGACTACTCCTTGATGCTTTCCCCTCATTTTACTATACATTTTGAACTTGCAGCACCTTCTGGTTTCATGACACTCCAGGATGCAAAACTTAGACATCACTGTGCAGTTGAATTAGTAAAGCAAATTTGCATAGAACTTTCGCGTTCTCATATGTCATGGCGTTTGAACTATCTTTTGAATTCAGAAATCCTGTATATAGCCACTCTTAATGGGATAACTGAAATCATTAGTACACTCCTTGAGTTTTTCCCTGATCTAATATGGGCTCGGCTCAGAAACAACCAGTATTTGTTACTTCCTTTTGCTATCGAGCTTCGACATGAAAAGGTTTTCCGTCTTGTGTGTGACCACACTGCACGCAGTAAATTAATGGCATCTACATTACTTGAATCTGGCACCATCTTGCATCTGGCAGCAAAGTTGGCACCTCCGGCCCAACTCACATCCGTATGTGGTGCAGCTCTACAAATGCAAAGAGAATTGCAGTGGTTCAAGGTGTAATTTAATATGCAAAATGAAAAAACTGTCTTTTGTAGTTTATAGATACACATATTTGTCATTGCTGACATATTCTTTcattttgaattgttaggtGGTGGAGAATCTAGTTCATCCTTATTATAAGCAGAGCAAGAACGAAGATGAAAAGACTGCTAAAGAACTATTCACCAAGGAACACGAAAACTTGGCCGAGAAAGGAGAGAAATGGCTGAAGGATACTTCGAATTCTTGCATGGTTGTTGCAACTCTAATTGCTACGGTGGTTTTTGCTGCTGCTTTTACAGTTCCTGGTGGTAACGACGGAGCAGATGGAAATCCAAATTTCTTAATGAAGAAGCCATTGATATTCATGGTGTTTTTGGTTTCAGATGCAGTAGCTCTATTTTCTTCTCTAACTTCAGTATTGATGTTTTTATCCATCCTAACTGCTCGGTATGCTGAAGAAGATTTCATTGACTCGTTGCCAAAGAGGTTGATCATAGGTTTggcttctcttttctttgctaTAGCTGCCACAATGGTGGCCTTCGGTGCAACCATTTCGATTGTGCTCAGCAAGAGGTTCAGTTGGGTTTCTATTCCGATCACCTTACTTGCGTCTTTTCCGGTGACTCTATTTGCTCTGCTGCAGCTTCCCTTGTTTATTCAAATGGTGCGGTCAACATTTGCAAACACCATCTTTCGTCCTTAAAATTAACCTCAAGGAGTTAAACAGAGAAAAGatctgccctttttttttttttggctgtggTTTCATTAATTATGACTAATTTTGTGCAGAGTTCGATATTACAGATAAATTTACCTGTATAGCATGCACCTCCATGTACATAAAATTAATTGATCAATCTATAAATGTAAGTGTATGGCATTATTCCTTGTTTATGTTTCGGCTCAAGACACTCAAATTTATTCTCGTTACAATGCTAAATGAGGATGGAAGTTCAAATCTTTTTCTCCGTCTTTACAAATTTTAAAACATTGTAAATTTTAATAAATCGATCGGCACAAATGCACTCTGGTTTGCTTAAATTAGCATCCATGAACACATGATTCTTTGAATATGTTCAAGGAACCCCGTTGAATATGTTCGAGGTACTCATTGGTACAGACATGTTTTCCCTCAAATCTTCTCTTAACCAACTTTTGTTGCTATATTAGACTTGAAGAAAGACAGTACACACTGATTGCATAAAGCCAGAAACTTAAGGACAAGGTATATATATACTTTTGTTGAGACGTGAGTAATGTTTGTAGATATTAATTGAAGATAGAAAGCTATATTAGATCAAAGACTAGAATAGATCAATCCAGATTATATTTGTTGTGGAATCAGTCAGATTCAACAACGTacagaaattttattttattgagcTCTTACCATTCTGGTGACTGGTGACGTCAGTTTAATCTCTTGGgactagggctgccacttggtttggtaattaccaaaccgaccgaataccaaccgatattttaagtttggtaaaccgacgttttggtaaccgagaccgataaaactgaaattgaaaattaccgaaaaagttggtttggttttggtaaatgccgaatctaccgattatctaaatttTAGCTTTATATATTATGATTTTCAAttcacatacatgtatattaagaaataaacataaaatttttcataatagtatgaacattactacatatatatactacattaatagtacatgtattttaagtaacctagtcaaagatggttaaataacctagttttattgaaaatgactcaaacttgatgtcatgtatacaaaagaaagctataattaggagatgagtacaaagtttacgactataaaattgaagaacctagttttgttcgttctaattttaattacaaagaattagttttctaaagttggtaataccgaaaaccgaaataccgaatttggtagttatgattaaaaaccgaaaattttggttggtaattggtaattcaattttgaaaccgaaagttttggttttgaagttggtaatacctataaccgattcgaaccaaCCGAGTGACAGCCTTACTTGGGACTTCCTATTTGGGTCACCCAATATGTCACCACCTCTTCGACATTTCTATTTTTATCACCCAGTACGTCACCCCAGCCCATCTCCTCCCTCTCTATATATACCATTTAACTCCATTGAAGGTAGCTCACACTTCCATATCTGTCTGTCTCTCACATTTAACTACTCGAACTGCATTAAGCTTCAACACCAAAACCATCAGTTAAGAATCTGCAAGACTGCAACAAAGAAAAAGGCGATGTCTCACGAGCAAGAACACCCCAAGAAGGCATTTGGATGGGCTGCAAGAGATTCATCGATCTGGTGTTTTCTCTCCCTTCCGTTTCTCCAGAAGGTACATTGTCAACTAGTATAACACTCCTCTGTTCTACCTCGTCAGATTACACCACAGTGTTTGTTTTATATTTCTAAAGTTGAAAAGATTTGATTGCAGGGAAACCGGAGAGAGAGACGTGACGTTCAAAGTGTTGTACTGTGGGATTTGACATTCGGACCTTCACAATGTCAAGAATGAATGGGGCTTCTCTACCTATCCTCTGGTTCCCGGGTACGACAGACTTTTTTTTCGGATTTTCCAGGACACTCTTTAGTAGTTATACTAGTAAAGGTGTTTACATTTTATTGCTTGAATTATGAGACCTCCTCAGTTATCTAATATGAACACAATTCGGCAATGCAGCCATGAGATTGTTGGTGAAGTAACGGAAGTAGGGAGCAatgtaaaaaaattcaaagttggAAACAAAGTCGGTGTTGGATGCTTAGTGGGAGCTTGCCAATCTTGTGATAGTTGTACCGACCACCTTGAGAACTACTGCCCCAAACAAATACTCACGTACGGTGCCAAGTACTACGACGGAACCACCACCTATGGAGGTTACTCTGACATTATGGTGGCCGATGAACACTTCATAGTCCGCATCCCAAACAACATACCGCTTGATAGTGCTGCTCCAGTCCTATGTTCTGGGATTACAACCTACAACCCCTTGAGATATTATGGACTAGACAAGCCTGGAATGCATGTGGGTGTGGTTGGCCTAGGCGGCTTAGGCCACGTCGCAGTGAAGTTTGCCAAGGCAAAGGGGGTGAAGGTTACAGTGATCAGTACTTCCCCTAAGAAAGAGGAGGAAGCTATTAAACACCTTGGAGCTGACTTGTTTTTGGTTAGTCGTGATCAAGATCAAATGCAGGTAATGTTTctgcttttactacttttaagTGGTTACTACTTTTAAGTGGATTAAACAATGAGCAAgttacttaatttttttttcattgattaATTTATAGGCTGCCATTGGTACCATGGATGGGATCACTGACACAGTTTCTGCACAACATCCTCTCTTGCCTTTGATTGGTTTGTTGAAGTCTCATGGAAAGCTTGTTATGGTTGGTGCACCAGAAAAGCCTCTTGAGCTTCCGGTTTTTCCTTTACTCATGGGTAAGCATGTAACTATGAGTAGTTGGCTACTTGGCTTTACCTGTTATCTTTTGCAGTGTAGGGTTATTAATGTTCGACTTAACAGGAAGGAAGATGGTAGCTGGTAGCCTCATTGGAGGTATGAAGGAGACACAAGAGATGATTGATTTTGCAGCCAAGCACAACATAACAGCAGACATCGAGGTTATCCCAATTGACTACTTGAACAATGCCATGGAGCGCCTCGCCAAAGCAGATGTCAGATACCGTTTTGTCATTGACATTAGAAACACACTGAAGGCTAGCCCTTAAATTCTGCAACCCACACCATATCGATGAAGAAACAAGAACAGAAGTCAAGACTGATTCGGGGTCATATTCAGTGTTGTTCTTTCTCCAAAGCATTTTTTGTTGTTCGCTacattcattcttcttcttcttttaaactCTCTTATCCTCATCACAGTATAAGCAGAATATAATGTGATGATTTGAAATAAATGATTACATGAATAATGTTACTGCCTTTTGTGATGATTTGAATAAATGAATACATGAATACTGTTATTGCCTTCTGTGGGGGTCGTCTAGAGTACCTTGATGTATGttatatctttattttttttatttttttaacttttaataaattaatatagtggaaacctatTGAATTGGCCAACAAGTTACTcaattaaatatcgacatgtgtcatttttaaaaataaaatttaccatgtTAACAACACATCCTTTCTTGACATGTAACATTGTTCAAAATCATGTAacaaatattgtcaaaataataaattacacctaGTTGAACTGcaattacgacttatgacaacacttattgtggttattgtaattgagtggtcaaagatgtaaatatcatattcgGACAACTTTTATCGAATGaaaaaccttgattatcaagtggagaacCTCCTTACGATACAGAGTtcttacatatcttttggtctaattttaattttaccatgttcacagcACAAAATGTTGTCGGAATAAAGCTATGGTGCGTGaccatttctcatacatgtccTTATGAATACAATTTACTAATATAAAAGAATAGGTGCTTCATCACAAATTAAATGTCCTTAATATCAATTAAGAGCATTTACAtgcaaagaattgaaaaaaaaagaagtatttCCATCTACTAACAGttgaatttttttgaaaattcaaTCCTACAGTAAtgcttatttttattattttcaatttctaCATAAAACACACGAAGGTATTGCCAATTCTTATGAATAGTATCAACATTTATGCGTAAAATTTAATTTTCAGCTTAACGCAGTGTCTGCTACTGCGTAtgcggattcaaatttgctcaccatttttattttatggtgatatcaccaccctattaaaaCCAGGGGCGGATCTAGGTACAGAATGGGGCGGGCTCAAGCCCGTCCGAGATTTTtgagcttaaaaaaaaaattagatgtatactTACAAAGAATTGTATATTGGCATTGTCAAGCCCACCCGAAAGTACCAAGCTTCAAACTCCCGAACTCTCAGTCAAACTTTTTAGCTCTCAGCCTCTCACGTTCTCTTAGAGACTCAGACCTTAATCggtccatctcttcttcttctactcttcttcttcttcttaaaagGCCTTAATTCCAGACTCAAATACAATATGTTTTAATTCCTGAAATTGTAAGTATGTGTTCAATTCAATCAATTAAATTTGGGGCAAATTTTAGGGTTAAGAATTGATGTCGAATTCAATTTGGGGCAAATCTCAGACACATGAGCCAAGCCTTGGGCATAGACAATCATAATTGTTTCTTCAATCGCATATCATTTACCTTCATAGAGTCATGGTTCATGCTAAAGAGGTAAACTCTTTTTCTTTGggattttcttttgttacatgGGTTCTGCAGTTTTGCTACTCTTGTTCTTGCGTTACTTGGTTTGATACTTCGATACTTTGATTAATTGATGACTGTGGTGCTGTGTTGTGATTAGAAGATGACTGAGGCTCCGAGCTTGGTTAGTTGGTTTGATactttgattaattgattataGTTTGATTTATTAGATTAAAAGATGTCTAACCTTAGTTTGATTTAATGTAGTTAGTCATTGAGTtctgagaagaaagagagaaacagGTATGGAACTGGTGTTGGAAGCAGTGATGGGATAAAGAGCTTTGACTTTAAAATTCCGGAGTAGAGGATCCATGGAGGACCTCTCATGTCACTGATTGGTGGTAATCAATAAAATGCTATTGATGGCATCTGATAAATACTTGTTGGTGTTTTAGTATGTAGATTTTATAGTATAGGGACACTTCGGTGATGCAATTGTGTATAATGTTTGCTCAATTATAGTTtgattaatttgtttaacaacaTTGCTGGTCCAGCTGTATGAGCGGTTAGTATTCTTTCGTTTAATTATAGTTTGGTTGTTGAATCCTTCATTGAATTAGTGTATTCTAGTAGTGccagcaccaaaaaaaaaaaattgttaagaAACCCAAGCCCGCCCAAGGTttgaatcctggatccgccattgATTAAAACCATGATCTTTATAACACTCGgcagttttgtattgagtggtggtattaTTACCAAAATATTTGTGGTAAGCAAATTTAAATCCTGCGTATGCTAGAACGACCGTATGTTATCCCGTGTGTATTTCTATTCTTATAGTAAATGAAAgttcatttaaataaaaaataaataaataaataaaagacacGAAAGGTAAGTAGGGGCGGTAAAGTAAAAAATTTTATATGGAAAACAATTTAAAAACGAGGCGTTAGGCGTGACGAGAAGTCGAGAACACACTTAACCCGCCAAACCCCGTGATCAAAACAAACTCGTCTCAACTCTCTCTACTATCTGAACCGCGAACCGGATCAACCAATCTAGGGTTTCTCTCCCAATTCCGCACAAAATTAAAGGCATGGAAACCCTAAACCCCACCACCAGCACCACCGTGGACGACGGCGTGGCGAACATCGGCTTCTCAATCCTGATGCGCTTCTCTGACAGCCGTCGCGAAATCGACCTCGAAATCCGCAAGCTCATAACCGTCATGTGCCAGGTATTCCGAGACCACAAGGCTCCTCCGACGCCGCTGGCCTACTTGGGCGCCACGTGCTCCTCTCTCGACCTGATCGCCGCTTCGAAGCCCCGACCTTCCGATGACGTGCTCCGCGCCCACCTCATAATTCTGTCCATCGTCATCCCCAAAGTCCCGCCAGCATTTCTCATCAACAATCTCCAGTTGGTCTGCAATTCCTTAGCCCCAGCTCTTCGTTCTTCATCCCCAAGCTTCGACGGTGCAGCCTGCACAGGAGTTAAATGCATAGCTCAATTGCTCATTAGCAGCACTAACTGCGTCAACAACTGGTCACAAGTTTCGAAACCCTTCAGGCTCTTGTTCAGATTCGCTTATGTCTCCAGCATCGAGGTAGGTACATTACCTTTTCACTCTTTCGTTATTGCTATATATTCATAATAATTGAACTTTACCGATGCTGCGGTTATGATCTTGAAACTAAGGATTTTTAGAGGTTTAGATGTAGTAGAGACTTGATAAATTAGTGAAATTGGAATGGTGATGAATGCTAATGGGTCTTTCGAACAGGTAAGAGAACAAGCAGGTTTGTGTGTTCACGACACACTGCAAAGTTTTCGAGGAACTCCCCTGTTTGGCCCTGCAAGTAAAACCATTACTGACTTGTTAATGAAAAAGTATCCTCCGCCACGTGTGGAATCAAATACTGATGGAGTTAATAGCATCGAACAACGCAAGGCCATGCATACTTTGAATCTTGTGATGCTATCCCTTGGCGCTATGTCAACCGAGGACAGAACTGCTGTGCTCGTCTACTTTATGGATCTCTTAGAACTGCGCCATACCTTTGAATCTTGTGATGCTATCCCTTGACTTGTTACAAGACTCATCACAGATGCTCTGTACAGATTCTGCCTCAATCCATCATCACCAGATGTTGACCTCGAATTGTTGCTCGATCTAATATGCTCAATATGTCTTTCTGTCTCCCAACACAAGACGAATTACATCATGGAAACTATAGCTGGTTTGCTCAATTTTGGAGTGCCTAAAGTCTATTCCCTGAACAAGCAAATCTGCAAAATTAAACTCCCTATTATGTTTGATGCACTCATTGGTATAGACTCTTGTTTTCCCTCAACTCTTCTCTTAACCAACTTTTATTGCATATAATACAGCTTTGAGTACATCAGATACCGTCTCCTCTTAGTGACTTACTTTCTTTGCATTTGACAGTTTTACTCGAACAGTCTGACTTAATGAACGTCCAAGATGCAGGAAACGCTTTTATGCGTCTTATTGCTTATATTGATGAAAGCATGATTAAACAGGGCGTTGACCGTGCTCTGATGAATGCAAATATGGATGATGGAAGCCAGTCTGAGCCAACTCCAATTGAAAAACTGTGTGCTACTTTTCCAAAGTTACTTTCTTATCGCTGCCCTACTATCCGGTACCTTGTTTTTGAAATAGTCTCAACAATGTTCAATAAATTAGGTTAGTGTTTTCTGTCTCTCCGAAATTATGTTGTATAATCACTTAAACTTTTTGTGCATTTGTTTTCTACATGTGATAGAAGAAGTGTAATAGCTGTTATCCTACAGGAGTATACTCTTCTTATTTGATGAGGGGTACAGTCAAGACCTTGGC is a window from the Rosa chinensis cultivar Old Blush chromosome 2, RchiOBHm-V2, whole genome shotgun sequence genome containing:
- the LOC112190207 gene encoding uncharacterized protein LOC112190207 isoform X1; amino-acid sequence: MALPDREITQLALDVEQSPSTVAARTVYLRTGGNQSSATRTMSTRHESSAEDLNLDYYLPLYHAAFRGNWEDARRFLEHDPNAVKAKISNLSMTALHVAACEGHSEFVEKIVKHMPADELAEHDEMGFTALHYAAIGGNLRSAKALLKENPKLAQSVDTKGRTPLHLAASFSSECKELVWYLLLVTTDEEPGHPFTGPWASNLMNVLIASGFHDIALYLLQQYPNLATATDQEDCTPLYVLAKNQSNFLGGSRLGFWESCIYPFIPIDVDYRPPNSVRAYVGSHHESIQNLNRMPSPVQNGALYWLRRLLCGALKQIAPSGFMTLQDAKLRHHCAVELVKQICIELSRSHMSWRLNYLLNSEILYIATLNGITEIISTLLEFFPDLIWARLRNNQYLLLPFAIELRHEKVFRLVCDHTARSKLMASTLLESGTILHLAAKLAPPAQLTSVCGAALQMQRELQWFKVVENLVHPYYKQSKNEDEKTAKELFTKEHENLAEKGEKWLKDTSNSCMVVATLIATVVFAAAFTVPGGNDGADGNPNFLMKKPLIFMVFLVSDAVALFSSLTSVLMFLSILTARYAEEDFIDSLPKRLIIGLASLFFAIAATMVAFGATISIVLSKRFSWVSIPITLLASFPVTLFALLQLPLFIQMVRSTFANTIFRP
- the LOC112190207 gene encoding ankyrin repeat-containing protein ITN1 isoform X2; translated protein: MALPDREITQLALDVEQSPSTVAARTVYLRTGGNQSSATRTMSTRHESSAEDLNLDYYLPLYHAAFRGNWEDARRFLEHDPNAVKAKISNLSMTALHVAACEGHSEFVEKIVKHMPADELAEHDEMGFTALHYAAIGGNLRSAKALLKENPKLAQSVDTKGRTPLHLAASFSSECKELVWYLLLVTTDEEPGHPFTGPWASNLMNVLIASGFHDQEDCTPLYVLAKNQSNFLGGSRLGFWESCIYPFIPIDVDYRPPNSVRAYVGSHHESIQNLNRMPSPVQNGALYWLRRLLCGALKQIAPSGFMTLQDAKLRHHCAVELVKQICIELSRSHMSWRLNYLLNSEILYIATLNGITEIISTLLEFFPDLIWARLRNNQYLLLPFAIELRHEKVFRLVCDHTARSKLMASTLLESGTILHLAAKLAPPAQLTSVCGAALQMQRELQWFKVVENLVHPYYKQSKNEDEKTAKELFTKEHENLAEKGEKWLKDTSNSCMVVATLIATVVFAAAFTVPGGNDGADGNPNFLMKKPLIFMVFLVSDAVALFSSLTSVLMFLSILTARYAEEDFIDSLPKRLIIGLASLFFAIAATMVAFGATISIVLSKRFSWVSIPITLLASFPVTLFALLQLPLFIQMVRSTFANTIFRP
- the LOC112190210 gene encoding uncharacterized protein LOC112190210, which translates into the protein METIAGLLNFGVPKVYSLNKQICKIKLPIMFDALIVLLEQSDLMNVQDAGNAFMRLIAYIDESMIKQGVDRALMNANMDDGSQSEPTPIEKLCATFPKLLSYRCPTIRYLVFEIVSTMFNKLGVYSSYLMRGTVKTLADMQILPDREFPFKEEVKLLLEMVSEKCGLDAISAIIPQEHMELLAEINQQLGSKSVDVSSHASKATTSGNNLSQSKYMDNYRRYYNMKRKLAGKESLSDRQWRALLDRHARRDAKQAISKGILGAARMTKKLKL